Proteins from a genomic interval of Methanoplanus endosymbiosus:
- the frhB gene encoding coenzyme F420 hydrogenase subunit beta, whose translation MVLGNYKSVISARAADAEILKRSQDGGIVTQLFAYALEEGIIDGAIVAGPGEEPWKPEPVVATTRAELLAARGTRYTISPNMMLIKEATRSYGLDKVGIVGTPCQMQAVRKAQLYPMAMRKVPDKIALAIGIFCMENFPYQGLEAIVEDHCNVKMESADKMDIGKGKFSVYTERGAVSQIPLKATHKYEQPGCHVCLDYVANLADVSTGSVGSPDGWSTVFVRTKNGENVWSKAIDAGYFETKDIASVKPGLDLVTKLATDKIDKNKKFVEARATFGVNKGLRNPYI comes from the coding sequence ATGGTGCTTGGTAACTATAAATCAGTAATCTCAGCCCGTGCAGCAGATGCAGAAATCCTCAAGCGCTCGCAGGACGGCGGTATTGTAACCCAGCTCTTTGCATACGCACTTGAAGAAGGAATTATTGACGGAGCAATCGTCGCCGGACCAGGCGAAGAACCATGGAAGCCGGAACCTGTTGTAGCAACAACAAGGGCAGAGCTTCTCGCAGCACGCGGCACCCGCTATACAATCAGCCCGAACATGATGCTCATCAAGGAAGCAACACGTTCATACGGTCTTGACAAAGTAGGTATTGTAGGAACACCATGCCAGATGCAGGCAGTCAGAAAAGCACAGCTTTACCCAATGGCAATGCGCAAAGTGCCTGACAAGATTGCTCTTGCAATCGGTATCTTCTGCATGGAAAACTTCCCATACCAGGGTCTTGAAGCAATAGTTGAAGACCACTGCAATGTAAAGATGGAATCCGCAGACAAGATGGACATCGGAAAAGGCAAGTTCTCTGTTTACACAGAACGCGGTGCAGTTTCGCAGATTCCACTCAAGGCTACACACAAATATGAGCAGCCAGGATGCCACGTATGTCTTGACTACGTAGCAAACCTTGCAGATGTCTCAACCGGATCAGTAGGAAGTCCGGACGGATGGAGCACAGTCTTTGTCCGCACAAAGAACGGAGAGAATGTCTGGTCAAAAGCAATTGACGCAGGATACTTCGAGACAAAGGACATTGCATCTGTAAAACCAGGTCTTGACCTTGTAACAAAACTTGCAACAGATAAGATCGACAAGAACAAGAAATTTGTCGAGGCACGTGCAACCTTTGGTGTAAACAAGGGTCTGCGCAACCCATACATCTAA
- a CDS encoding chemotaxis protein CheC — MPEKYSENDIDAVREILNIGIGRAAGMLNKITKSHITLTVPDVEIISPKEFSERKNAENKDNLATVKLEFRGEFSGTTAVLFPPDSAANLVMAITGEEAGTAELDSIRIETLKEIGNIIINGVMGSVGNIINSPLNYEIPAYNEESINSLIAHSKIMEEDGIIIAMTKFSVADLNVKGTIVMVLETGSMDILLEKINSI; from the coding sequence ATGCCGGAGAAATACTCAGAAAATGATATCGATGCTGTCCGTGAGATATTAAATATCGGGATAGGCCGTGCTGCGGGCATGCTGAATAAAATCACAAAGTCACACATCACACTTACAGTGCCGGATGTTGAGATAATATCACCAAAAGAATTCAGTGAGAGGAAAAATGCTGAAAACAAGGATAATCTTGCAACTGTAAAACTTGAATTCAGAGGCGAATTTTCAGGAACAACAGCAGTACTCTTCCCGCCCGACAGTGCTGCAAATCTGGTTATGGCAATAACAGGCGAGGAGGCAGGAACAGCGGAACTTGATTCCATCAGGATAGAGACACTTAAAGAAATAGGGAATATAATTATCAACGGCGTGATGGGTTCTGTCGGAAATATAATTAACAGCCCGCTGAACTATGAAATTCCGGCTTACAACGAAGAATCAATAAACAGTCTGATCGCACATTCAAAAATAATGGAAGAAGACGGAATTATAATTGCAATGACAAAGTTCAGTGTTGCTGATCTCAATGTTAAAGGGACTATAGTAATGGTGCTTGAGACAGGATCTATGGACATACTTCTGGAAAAAATAAACAGTATTTAA
- the purL gene encoding phosphoribosylformylglycinamidine synthase subunit PurL, giving the protein MLSPRDIEYIEGCLKRPLSVLENACFENLWSEHCSYRSTKPLLRTLPTEGENVILGPGDDAAIVRFSKDKAIAIGMESHNHPSYVDPYDGAATGVGGIVRDIISMGATPIALMDPLYFGDLSEEKNRYLFEHVVQGVGDYGNCIGVPVVRGELTFNRDYGGNPLVNVVCVGEVSPDNFLTARVKEPKNRLILYGASTGRDGLGGASFASRDLSEESEAEDRPAVQVGDPFTEKLLIDATLEMEKTGKILSCRDLGAAGLAGASSEMSSTFGARIAADRVHLREGGMNEIEIMLAESQERMLMEVSPDDVDELTAIIEKYDLKWSDIGEVTKENRYIVTFHGRVVCDLPVDLLVGGTPDEKWPGKPYSIEKTYNKPESDIKELILKVLSHPDIADKSWAYSQYDHDVQLRTVSTAGGAACLRYDGRGLFLSCGCSPERIRLKPYEGTAETVYENAANLACLGAEPLCVVNCLNFASPVHEEIFWQISESVRGMGDMCRTLGIPVVGGNVSLYNESDEFGTSIPPTPCIGMAGRGEIRKFKPALPGMTLAVAGDFRNETGGSILDYITGCGGKGPEIPDVKILAAIRDMINSGAISSASDISKGGIPASLAEICPGADITITGDAAVQLFSESSGRFLVAYDKTPECTDIKLHEIGTVCEEGLTIRTDNSVISVGKDEINAALSSITSLMKF; this is encoded by the coding sequence ATGCTATCTCCGCGGGATATTGAATATATTGAAGGCTGCCTGAAGAGGCCGCTTTCTGTCCTTGAAAATGCATGTTTTGAAAACCTCTGGAGTGAACACTGTTCATACAGGTCCACAAAACCACTGCTCAGAACACTACCAACAGAAGGTGAAAACGTAATTTTAGGGCCTGGCGATGATGCAGCAATCGTCAGATTTTCTAAAGACAAAGCCATTGCAATCGGCATGGAATCACATAATCACCCAAGTTATGTTGATCCATATGACGGCGCAGCAACAGGTGTCGGCGGAATTGTAAGAGATATAATTTCAATGGGTGCAACACCCATCGCACTTATGGACCCGCTCTACTTCGGGGATCTGTCTGAAGAGAAGAACAGATATCTCTTTGAGCATGTTGTTCAGGGGGTCGGCGATTACGGAAACTGTATAGGGGTTCCGGTTGTCAGGGGCGAGCTTACATTCAACCGTGACTACGGCGGAAACCCGCTTGTAAACGTCGTCTGTGTAGGAGAAGTATCTCCCGACAATTTCCTGACTGCAAGAGTCAAAGAGCCGAAAAACCGGCTTATACTTTATGGCGCATCAACAGGCAGGGACGGCCTTGGCGGTGCATCATTTGCATCAAGGGACCTCTCAGAAGAATCTGAGGCAGAGGACAGACCGGCTGTTCAGGTGGGCGACCCGTTCACAGAAAAACTCCTGATAGATGCCACGCTTGAGATGGAGAAGACCGGAAAAATACTCTCATGCAGGGATTTGGGTGCAGCCGGACTTGCCGGTGCATCATCTGAGATGTCAAGCACATTCGGCGCAAGGATCGCTGCTGACCGCGTACATCTACGCGAGGGCGGCATGAATGAAATTGAGATCATGCTCGCAGAATCACAGGAGAGAATGCTAATGGAAGTCTCTCCTGACGATGTCGATGAACTGACAGCCATCATTGAGAAGTATGACCTTAAATGGAGTGACATCGGAGAAGTTACGAAAGAGAACAGGTACATCGTAACATTCCACGGCAGGGTAGTCTGCGATCTGCCGGTTGATCTCTTAGTAGGCGGAACTCCGGATGAGAAATGGCCAGGAAAACCGTACTCTATTGAAAAAACCTATAATAAACCGGAATCTGACATCAAAGAACTGATCTTAAAGGTTCTTTCCCACCCGGACATTGCAGACAAAAGCTGGGCATACAGCCAGTATGACCACGATGTCCAGTTAAGAACAGTCTCCACAGCCGGAGGCGCGGCATGCCTCAGATATGACGGCAGAGGACTTTTCCTCTCATGCGGTTGTTCACCGGAAAGAATCCGGTTAAAGCCATATGAAGGAACAGCAGAGACTGTATATGAAAATGCAGCAAACCTTGCCTGTCTCGGCGCAGAGCCGCTCTGTGTTGTAAACTGCCTTAATTTTGCAAGCCCTGTTCATGAGGAGATCTTCTGGCAGATCAGTGAATCTGTAAGAGGCATGGGAGATATGTGCAGGACACTTGGAATACCCGTAGTTGGAGGAAATGTATCACTGTACAATGAATCGGATGAATTTGGCACAAGCATCCCGCCGACACCATGTATAGGCATGGCAGGCAGAGGTGAAATCAGAAAGTTCAAACCGGCACTTCCGGGAATGACACTCGCAGTTGCGGGAGACTTCAGGAATGAGACAGGAGGCAGTATTCTTGACTACATAACAGGATGCGGCGGAAAAGGGCCGGAAATTCCGGATGTAAAAATCCTTGCAGCGATCAGGGACATGATAAACTCCGGAGCCATCTCTTCAGCATCCGACATCTCAAAGGGAGGAATACCCGCATCACTGGCTGAGATCTGCCCCGGTGCTGACATAACCATAACAGGAGATGCAGCTGTGCAGCTCTTCTCCGAATCTTCAGGCAGATTCCTTGTTGCATATGATAAAACTCCGGAATGCACAGATATAAAACTGCATGAAATTGGAACAGTCTGTGAAGAAGGACTTACCATCAGAACAGATAATAGTGTTATTTCAGTTGGAAAAGATGAGATCAATGCTGCACTATCATCCATAACCTCCCTTATGAAATTCTGA
- the frhD gene encoding coenzyme F420-reducing hydrogenase, FrhD protein, whose amino-acid sequence MLMQDWYAEYMIVGCGNTLQTDDGFGPAVISELKKLDLPENIKTLDAGLAGPHYLFTMMAQADITVKKMVILDIMDFGGRPGEITRVTPDLLAPGAYTDPHSWGLKEPLQVLAERTDIIIFGCQPESIDISQIDNEADDAEFWVTESVREAIPKAVHLALAEVGVDYGTTITSQRDLHRERGGRGQEA is encoded by the coding sequence ATGTTGATGCAGGACTGGTACGCAGAATATATGATTGTCGGGTGCGGTAACACGCTCCAGACCGATGACGGTTTTGGGCCCGCAGTCATCTCCGAATTGAAAAAACTGGATCTCCCGGAGAATATTAAAACTCTTGATGCAGGCCTTGCAGGTCCGCATTACCTGTTTACCATGATGGCTCAGGCAGATATAACCGTTAAAAAAATGGTTATACTTGACATCATGGACTTTGGTGGTAGACCGGGTGAAATTACAAGAGTTACTCCGGATCTTCTCGCTCCCGGAGCGTACACCGATCCCCATTCCTGGGGACTTAAGGAACCTCTTCAGGTGCTTGCAGAGAGAACAGATATAATAATATTCGGGTGCCAGCCGGAAAGCATTGACATCTCCCAGATCGATAATGAGGCAGATGATGCCGAATTCTGGGTCACTGAATCTGTCAGGGAGGCCATTCCCAAAGCAGTGCATCTTGCATTAGCTGAAGTAGGAGTGGATTATGGGACTACTATCACGTCTCAAAGAGATCTTCACAGGGAAAGAGGAGGAAGAGGTCAGGAAGCCTGA
- the mptA gene encoding GTP cyclohydrolase MptA — MDLPDTQSTLPDVRINLTRVGVRNVKKLIEVARPGRRPVIFISNFDVYVDLPSSLKGANMSRNFEVIDEVLQQATEGEVDGIEEVCNSVARKLLDHHEYADRTEVRMKSTFMIRRETPVSKTECDEVVNVVARAVAKRNNTNPIVRKSIGAQVTGITACPCAQNIMKEIAHNKLRDLGIEEEKIETFLNEVPMATHNQRGQGFLCIETDDDQHVNLEKIINVLKNSMSAKIYELLKRGDESHVVFSAHKNARFVEDCVREMAKRVLLDFEFLPGDSLITIRQTNEESIHQHDAYAERKATIAELRAEMNETY; from the coding sequence ATGGATCTACCAGATACACAGTCCACCCTTCCGGATGTTCGCATCAACTTAACAAGGGTAGGTGTCAGAAACGTAAAAAAACTCATTGAAGTTGCAAGACCAGGCAGACGGCCTGTAATTTTTATCTCGAACTTCGATGTTTATGTTGACCTTCCAAGCAGCCTTAAAGGTGCCAACATGTCAAGGAACTTCGAAGTAATAGATGAAGTTCTTCAGCAGGCAACAGAGGGAGAGGTTGACGGTATTGAGGAAGTATGCAATTCAGTGGCAAGAAAACTCCTCGACCACCATGAATATGCTGACAGAACAGAAGTCAGGATGAAGAGCACATTCATGATCAGACGCGAAACTCCGGTTTCAAAGACTGAATGTGACGAAGTTGTAAACGTGGTCGCAAGAGCGGTTGCAAAAAGAAACAACACAAATCCGATTGTCAGAAAAAGCATAGGTGCCCAGGTAACAGGGATTACCGCATGCCCATGTGCACAGAACATAATGAAGGAGATTGCTCACAATAAACTCCGTGACTTAGGCATAGAAGAGGAGAAGATTGAGACATTCTTAAATGAAGTTCCAATGGCAACCCACAACCAGCGTGGGCAGGGATTCCTCTGCATTGAAACGGATGATGATCAGCATGTAAATCTTGAGAAGATCATCAATGTCCTTAAAAACTCAATGAGTGCAAAAATCTACGAACTTCTCAAACGCGGCGATGAGAGCCATGTCGTCTTTTCAGCGCACAAAAACGCAAGATTTGTTGAAGACTGTGTGCGCGAGATGGCCAAAAGGGTTCTGCTTGATTTTGAATTCCTGCCCGGAGATTCACTCATTACAATAAGGCAGACAAATGAAGAGAGTATTCACCAGCACGATGCCTATGCGGAGAGGAAAGCAACAATTGCAGAACTCCGTGCTGAAATGAACGAAACCTACTGA
- a CDS encoding PAS domain S-box protein — protein sequence MSSVKKKGAALYKPHTISKDKIILLLSGILSFLILTSEINLYIYADPLQFYLAHIFIFPVILFSVFIPEKGFILSAGTGFCYLLASLITISDGMRDILSSSLVFLAYITTGLLLSIVIQEIKDKEKEIEDSRKFYENLFENSPDGTIICSGNGEILFANESATKILDLKKEKIIGEKISDIGINPENFERKNGNNTKTEMESSKVKFTGRNNQETWVEIYGKETDKKSGRYQILLHNITDSVKAEEALLKSETRLRELTSQLPEVIFELDMEGNFTYATRYSMNIFRKAPEELTSGMKFWDVLVPEDSERAMNNFEWFMNGRIIGSVEYRAINPDEKEVPILVHFSYIIINNEIQGLRGVALDLSQRKHIEKALKHSEKNFKTLFENSIDAIITHNISGKIFEGNESAHRLLKTGNDELKSRNILDFFPENEIKEIQKSINEMKSGKSVLFESTLLSTDNNILNVEMSSKMIDPAEEKIQTIIRDITERKKNERALTESEKRFRNLTDLLPQTIFETDSDGKITFLNKMGFRTFGVNAEKPDYELYITDLVSDSDKENLMSEFLSILPEKAASVSDEGKEYTGITSINKNMPLLIYLSPIGAQGECRGVRGAAIEISGIKKAERALRKSEQRLNLAIEGAGICVWDWNMEKDEMFFAGNYQELFRCSVPEQDKNPESWREVLQLKFFSDIMAFFSDITDVDSKKYDRESRHFESEYKMKCRDGNHKWINVLGKVAEWDAHRIPTRIVGIMIDITEIRNYQNALYESNKKLNLLSSITRHDILNHLAGVKGFTDLLDKKTPEGNPELKHYVKLIRQAADNIQDQITFTRDYQNIGVKSPIWQNALSVLNSARARAQLREIQVSVDLEDFEIYADPMLEKIFFNLMDNAIRHGGNVTKIDVTFEKNSDGGTLIFSDNGIGVPEKFKKKIFEHGFGSNTGLGLFLVKEILEITGMKISETGTEGEGARFEIRIPRESIRYHEKEIA from the coding sequence CTGATCACCATCTCAGACGGAATGAGGGATATATTATCATCATCACTTGTATTTCTGGCATATATCACAACCGGGCTGTTACTCTCCATAGTTATTCAGGAAATAAAGGATAAGGAGAAAGAAATTGAGGACAGCAGAAAATTCTATGAAAATTTATTTGAAAATTCTCCGGACGGAACAATAATCTGCTCAGGAAATGGAGAAATTCTCTTCGCAAATGAAAGCGCAACGAAAATTCTTGACCTTAAAAAGGAAAAAATTATTGGAGAAAAGATATCCGATATAGGAATTAATCCGGAAAATTTTGAAAGGAAAAATGGCAATAATACAAAAACGGAGATGGAATCGTCAAAAGTAAAATTCACAGGCAGGAACAACCAGGAGACATGGGTTGAGATCTATGGAAAGGAGACCGATAAAAAAAGCGGCAGATATCAGATTCTCCTGCACAATATAACTGACAGCGTTAAAGCTGAAGAAGCACTCCTGAAAAGTGAAACAAGGCTCAGAGAACTGACCAGTCAGCTCCCGGAAGTAATATTTGAACTTGACATGGAAGGGAATTTTACCTACGCCACACGCTATTCAATGAATATTTTCAGAAAAGCACCCGAAGAACTTACGTCAGGAATGAAATTCTGGGATGTACTTGTACCTGAAGATTCAGAGAGGGCAATGAATAACTTTGAATGGTTCATGAATGGGAGAATAATTGGTTCAGTCGAGTACAGAGCCATTAATCCGGATGAAAAGGAAGTTCCAATCCTCGTTCATTTCAGTTATATAATAATAAATAATGAAATCCAGGGACTCAGAGGAGTTGCACTTGACTTAAGCCAGAGGAAACATATTGAAAAAGCGCTTAAACACAGTGAAAAGAATTTTAAAACTCTCTTTGAAAACTCAATTGATGCAATAATCACGCACAATATTTCAGGCAAAATATTTGAGGGCAATGAAAGCGCACACAGGCTTTTAAAGACAGGAAATGACGAACTAAAATCCAGAAACATACTGGATTTTTTCCCGGAAAATGAAATAAAGGAGATACAGAAGAGTATAAATGAGATGAAATCCGGAAAAAGTGTACTGTTTGAGTCAACACTTCTATCAACGGACAATAATATTTTAAATGTCGAAATGAGCTCAAAAATGATTGATCCCGCAGAGGAGAAAATTCAGACAATAATCAGAGATATAACCGAAAGGAAAAAGAACGAAAGGGCACTGACTGAGAGCGAAAAGAGATTCAGGAATTTAACAGATCTTCTCCCCCAGACAATATTTGAGACAGACAGTGATGGAAAGATAACATTTCTGAATAAGATGGGCTTCAGGACATTTGGAGTTAATGCTGAAAAACCGGATTATGAACTGTATATTACAGATCTGGTGAGTGACAGTGATAAAGAGAACCTGATGTCAGAATTTCTCTCAATACTGCCGGAAAAAGCAGCCAGTGTATCTGATGAAGGAAAGGAATACACAGGAATTACATCCATAAACAAAAATATGCCGCTCCTCATATATCTGAGTCCCATAGGTGCACAGGGTGAATGCAGAGGAGTCAGAGGCGCTGCAATAGAAATCAGTGGCATTAAAAAAGCAGAAAGGGCACTCAGGAAGAGTGAACAGAGGCTGAATCTTGCAATAGAAGGTGCCGGCATATGTGTATGGGACTGGAATATGGAGAAAGATGAGATGTTCTTTGCAGGCAATTACCAGGAATTATTCAGATGCTCTGTCCCGGAGCAGGACAAAAATCCTGAATCCTGGCGCGAAGTACTGCAGCTTAAGTTCTTCTCTGATATAATGGCCTTCTTTTCAGACATAACTGATGTTGATTCCAAAAAATATGACAGGGAAAGCCGCCACTTTGAATCTGAATATAAGATGAAATGCAGGGATGGAAACCACAAATGGATAAACGTACTTGGTAAGGTTGCAGAATGGGACGCTCACAGAATCCCAACGAGGATTGTGGGAATAATGATTGACATAACGGAAATCAGAAATTACCAGAATGCACTCTATGAATCAAACAAAAAATTAAACCTCCTGTCCAGTATAACAAGGCACGATATACTCAACCACCTTGCAGGTGTAAAAGGTTTCACCGACCTTCTGGACAAAAAGACACCCGAAGGAAATCCGGAACTGAAGCATTATGTGAAACTGATACGCCAGGCAGCAGACAATATCCAGGATCAGATCACATTTACCAGAGATTACCAGAATATCGGGGTCAAATCACCGATATGGCAAAACGCACTTTCGGTTTTAAATTCAGCCCGTGCCAGAGCGCAGCTGAGAGAGATTCAGGTAAGCGTAGATCTGGAGGATTTTGAGATATATGCCGATCCAATGCTTGAGAAGATATTCTTCAATCTTATGGACAATGCCATAAGGCACGGTGGAAATGTCACTAAAATAGATGTCACATTTGAGAAAAATTCAGACGGCGGCACGCTGATATTCAGTGACAATGGCATAGGTGTCCCTGAAAAGTTCAAGAAAAAGATATTTGAGCATGGATTCGGCAGCAATACCGGGCTTGGACTGTTCCTTGTAAAAGAGATACTTGAGATCACGGGAATGAAAATTTCAGAGACAGGAACTGAAGGAGAAGGTGCAAGGTTTGAGATAAGGATACCTCGTGAAAGCATCAGATATCATGAAAAAGAGATTGCATAA
- a CDS encoding response regulator, whose amino-acid sequence MVKILITDDSLFQRNIITEILSESGYEYIEAKNGLAALEILKSEMPDLILLDLLMPEMDGFHFLDEFNKSGYKVPVIVLTSDIQNTTKERCMKLGASGFLNKPVETEELLPLIKELTE is encoded by the coding sequence ATGGTTAAAATTCTGATCACAGATGATTCACTATTTCAGAGAAATATTATCACCGAAATACTCTCTGAATCAGGTTATGAATATATAGAGGCAAAAAACGGACTGGCAGCCCTTGAAATTTTAAAATCCGAAATGCCGGATCTTATACTTCTGGATCTGCTGATGCCTGAGATGGACGGTTTTCATTTCCTTGATGAATTCAATAAATCCGGTTACAAAGTTCCGGTAATTGTTCTTACATCAGACATCCAGAATACAACAAAGGAAAGATGTATGAAACTCGGAGCCAGTGGATTCCTAAATAAACCGGTTGAGACAGAAGAGCTTCTCCCGCTTATAAAAGAGCTGACGGAGTGA
- the frhA gene encoding coenzyme F420 hydrogenase subunit alpha, whose translation MSKVVEVSPTTRHEGHTKLVLRVNDEGIIERGDWLSLTPVRGIEKLAIGKSMHQAPKISSRVCGICPIAHTLAGIEAMEGSIGCEIPDDAYLLRIILQCANRVSSHALHNILSLPDMYLPGTDTHINPFTAEEPVRSVALRIQRLREIAQTAGEIVGGEPIHPSNPRVGGMYKNITPRAKSKLFDLAKEGSELAREHMEFMITVFKDWNNRPTASVASGYEVEKTERFGSHIQGYMATDPLYGSSNLDADPKWFPERWTEVRPWDWYMGEQEITLDDPNYPNHATTPAGNKAWPQMEACTAVPMYDGQPVEVGPRARLAMFRNYDMKGAMGLQIARQMEYTDCFYSMIEAIDAIDTSGSVLADEIPQGDGSLGWAANEAPRGTDVHLAKVKDGRVQWYSLLVPTTWNFPTCSRALEGAPWQLAEVIVRAYDPCVSCATHMMVVDEEKKVVAQKLIQ comes from the coding sequence TTGTCGAAAGTTGTAGAGGTTTCCCCAACTACAAGACACGAGGGGCACACCAAGCTCGTTCTCAGAGTCAATGACGAGGGAATTATCGAGCGTGGTGACTGGCTCAGTCTTACACCAGTGAGGGGTATTGAAAAACTTGCCATTGGAAAGTCAATGCATCAGGCACCAAAGATTTCATCACGTGTCTGCGGTATCTGTCCAATAGCACATACCCTCGCCGGAATCGAAGCAATGGAAGGTTCAATCGGATGTGAAATTCCGGATGACGCTTACCTTCTCCGTATAATTCTACAGTGCGCAAACAGAGTCAGCAGCCACGCACTGCACAACATACTGTCACTCCCTGACATGTATCTTCCGGGTACAGATACACACATCAACCCGTTCACAGCAGAAGAACCTGTCAGAAGTGTAGCACTCCGTATTCAGAGACTGCGTGAGATTGCCCAGACTGCCGGAGAGATTGTCGGGGGAGAACCTATCCACCCAAGCAATCCACGTGTCGGCGGTATGTACAAGAACATCACACCACGTGCTAAATCAAAGCTCTTTGACCTTGCAAAAGAAGGTTCAGAACTTGCACGTGAACACATGGAGTTCATGATCACAGTCTTTAAGGACTGGAATAACCGCCCGACTGCATCTGTTGCATCCGGATATGAAGTAGAAAAGACCGAGAGATTCGGATCACATATCCAGGGATACATGGCAACAGATCCACTCTACGGCAGTTCAAATCTGGATGCAGATCCAAAGTGGTTCCCTGAGCGCTGGACAGAAGTTCGGCCATGGGACTGGTACATGGGTGAACAGGAGATCACACTTGACGATCCAAACTATCCAAACCACGCAACCACTCCTGCCGGAAACAAGGCATGGCCACAGATGGAAGCCTGCACCGCAGTGCCGATGTATGACGGTCAGCCGGTAGAGGTCGGCCCACGTGCACGTCTTGCAATGTTCCGCAATTATGACATGAAAGGTGCAATGGGTCTTCAGATTGCACGTCAGATGGAATATACTGACTGTTTCTACAGCATGATTGAAGCAATTGATGCAATTGATACATCAGGCTCAGTACTTGCAGACGAGATCCCACAGGGTGACGGTTCACTCGGATGGGCAGCAAATGAAGCACCACGCGGTACAGATGTCCACCTTGCAAAGGTAAAGGACGGACGTGTACAGTGGTATTCACTGCTTGTGCCTACAACATGGAACTTCCCGACATGCAGCCGTGCACTTGAAGGTGCACCATGGCAGCTTGCAGAAGTTATTGTTCGCGCCTACGACCCATGTGTGTCCTGTGCTACACACATGATGGTGGTCGATGAAGAGAAGAAGGTAGTCGCCCAGAAGCTAATTCAGTGA
- a CDS encoding response regulator, which yields MSDKKLLIIEDDPIISELIMWRLKDMGYTNCRFVKSGEDGITVAADFIPDLMIVDITLEGEIDGIEAVEEIKSKNADIPFIYLSSHMEDDIIERALETKPSGYIAKPFEDFELRMGIEIALNR from the coding sequence ATGTCAGACAAAAAACTTCTAATTATAGAAGATGATCCAATCATCTCAGAACTTATTATGTGGCGCCTGAAAGATATGGGCTATACAAACTGCAGATTTGTAAAATCAGGGGAGGATGGCATCACAGTTGCAGCAGATTTTATTCCGGACTTAATGATCGTTGATATTACCCTTGAAGGCGAAATTGACGGCATTGAAGCAGTTGAAGAGATAAAATCCAAAAATGCAGATATTCCGTTTATATATCTGAGTTCACATATGGAAGATGACATAATCGAGAGGGCACTTGAAACGAAACCATCCGGATATATTGCAAAACCATTTGAAGATTTTGAACTTAGAATGGGCATTGAAATTGCCCTTAACAGGTAA
- the frhG gene encoding coenzyme F420 hydrogenase subunit gamma → MANKITVGHVHMSGCTGCLVSLADNYEGLFKIFDDYADLVYCLTLADVRHIPEMDVALVEGSVCLQDETSVREIKETRERAKIVVALGGCAAYGNITRFCRGGQWNQPQHESYVPIGDLIDVDIVIPSCPPGAESIRNVCVMAYLLLQGTDEQKELAAAYLKPLMDLAKRGTEACGCDLMYDVINQGLCMGCGTCAASCPVRAITMEYGRPAIDRDMCIKCGACYAQCPRSFFNFDVINQFEGIMEAIDGAMGKGGE, encoded by the coding sequence GTGGCAAATAAAATAACAGTTGGACACGTACACATGTCCGGATGTACCGGATGTCTCGTGTCACTTGCAGACAATTATGAAGGCCTCTTCAAAATTTTTGATGACTATGCAGACCTCGTCTACTGTCTGACATTAGCAGATGTCAGGCACATCCCTGAAATGGATGTTGCACTTGTAGAGGGGTCAGTATGTCTTCAGGACGAGACCTCAGTTAGAGAAATCAAAGAAACAAGAGAGAGGGCAAAGATTGTCGTTGCTCTTGGAGGATGTGCAGCATACGGAAACATCACAAGATTCTGCCGTGGTGGTCAGTGGAACCAGCCCCAGCATGAGTCATATGTCCCAATCGGAGACCTGATTGATGTTGATATCGTCATACCATCATGCCCTCCGGGTGCAGAATCAATCAGAAATGTATGTGTTATGGCATACCTGCTTCTTCAGGGAACTGATGAGCAGAAGGAGCTTGCAGCAGCATACTTAAAGCCTCTCATGGACCTTGCAAAGCGCGGTACAGAAGCCTGCGGATGTGACCTTATGTATGATGTCATAAACCAGGGACTCTGTATGGGATGCGGAACATGTGCAGCAAGCTGCCCTGTCCGTGCAATCACAATGGAATATGGCAGACCTGCCATTGACCGTGACATGTGCATCAAATGCGGAGCATGCTACGCACAGTGCCCACGCAGTTTCTTCAACTTCGATGTCATCAACCAGTTTGAGGGCATAATGGAAGCAATTGATGGTGCAATGGGCAAGGGAGGTGAGTGA